From a single Nicotiana tomentosiformis chromosome 2, ASM39032v3, whole genome shotgun sequence genomic region:
- the LOC138905064 gene encoding uncharacterized protein encodes MALNNRPQGTLPTDTQVNPKEQGSKQLMAVSLRNGRDLDLEQEMARESQPTETLVPVPIEIDDSTGLTEVTVQHAPAETRKEKEVAKETEPEQEKAVETVTEQVQNQITGKKRPPVPFPQRSAKYQKDEKYKKFFEMLKQIQVNIPLIDTLKEMPGYVKMMKDLMSRKFDFQDLAMVTLTQTCSVVVTRPIAEKLSDLGSFTIPYTIGNYVFAKALCDLGASINLMPLAIYKRLGIGRGRPTSMLLQLADRTVKRPSRILDDVLVHMGKFVFPADFVILD; translated from the coding sequence atggccctaaacaatcgtccccaagggacgttacctacagatacacaagtcaatccaaaagaacAGGGCTCGAAACagcttatggcagtgagtctacgaaatggtagagacctagatctaGAGCAAGAGATGGCTCGCGAAAGCCAGCCTactgaaacacttgtgccagTACCCATCGAGATAGATGACTCAACAGGGTTAACAGAGGTGACGGTACAACATGCGCCAGCtgaaacaagaaaagaaaaagaggttgCGAAGGAAACTGAGCCAGAGCAAGAGAAGGCAGTAGAAACAGTGACAGAGCAGGTTCAAAATCAAATCACAGGAAAGAAGCGGCCTCCAGTACCCTTCCCCCAGAGATCGGCCAAATATCAAAAAGATGAGAAATATAAGAAATTCTTTGAGATGTTGAAGCAAATTCAGGTGAACATTCCATTGATTGACACCTTAAAGGAAATGCCTGGTTATgtaaaaatgatgaaggacttgatgtctcgtaagttcgactttcaagacttggccatGGTTACACTGACTCAGACATGTAGTGTTGTTGTGACAAGACCCATAGCTGAGAAATTATCTGATCtagggagtttcacaatcccatacACAATAGGCAACTATGTGTTTGCTAAggcactttgtgatttgggggcaagcataaacttgatgcccttggctatctacaaaaggttaggaATTGGAAGAGGTAGACCCACATCTATGTTATTACAGCTGGCCGATCGGACAGTGAAGAGGCCCTCTcgtatccttgatgatgtattagtacaTATGGGGAAGTTTGTTTtcccagcagattttgtcattctagactga
- the LOC104109756 gene encoding pistil-specific extensin-like protein translates to MAIISAKALVLIQLSVLVVCSFLELTHGKDVETSSHATLLRFKFPPVSRQRPRNPPPRQQPPPRVKSPPPTVKSPPPPEADQQPPPPPPDAEQPPPPPDAEQPPPPPDAQPPSPSPDAEYIDAPSPSPDSQAPVMAPTKSDARFVGNTLIMRGLHYYGKK, encoded by the coding sequence ATGGCTATCATATCTGCGAAGGCCCTGGTGCTTATACAACTTTCAGTTCTAGTAGTTTGCTCATTTTTAGAACTGACTCATGGAAAAGACGTTGAAACTTCGTCTCATGCAACTCTTCTGCGTTTTAAGTTTCCACCCGTTTCACGTCAACGTCCCCGTAATCCTCCACCTAGGCAGCAACCACCACCACGAGTTAAGTCGCCACCACCAACTGTTAAGTCTCCACCACCACCAGAGGCTGATCAGCAACCACCACCTCCTCCACCAGATGCAGAgcaaccaccaccaccaccagatGCTGaacaaccaccaccaccaccggatGCTCAGCCACCGTCACCATCACCAGACGCAGAATATATAGACGCACCATCTCCATCACCGGATTCTCAGGCACCAGTTATGGCACCGACAAAATCAGATGCTCGTTTCGTTGGAAATACACTAATCATGCGTGGCCTTCACTATTATGGGAAAAAATAG
- the LOC117279949 gene encoding uncharacterized protein, which produces MSLTTDIEAVTSGQETQGQRIQQESTMVVENRILKQQMTEMCQASANGQGPPLSYSQFSTHRGQYHSPEYHSYLFDLHSKIEKPAQKMAQEEMTQRVKSLEQKLKNMQGSAGQKSIAFKDLCMFPGVRLPLGFKTPKFEKYDRHGDPIAHLKRYCNQLRGVERKEELVMAYFGESLTGVASEWFMDQETSHWNVWDDMAQAFVKQFQYNIDIAPDRNSLSNLKKKPIESFREYAIKWREQAARVKPPMDDHELITVFLQAQELDYFQNMMSVVGKSFSEAIKIGEMVENGLKTGKIISQAVLKVTTQAVQIESDNFSDTNEKDEETMMTIRSRKGPRRTSRRYEQPHQVFDDSPEHYYPPQNPQYSIAPLQYVVQPPRHPRR; this is translated from the exons ATGTCATTGACAACTGACATTGAAGCTGTTACGAGTGGTCAAGAGACTCAGGGTCAGAGGATTCAACAAGAGTCTACTATGGTTGTGGAAAATAGAATACTGAAACAGCAAATGACTGAAATGTGTCAAGCATCGGCCAATGGTCAAGGACCACCCCTTTCTTAT TCACAATTTTCTACCCATCGAGGACAATACCATTCTCCTGAgtaccactcgtatctatttgaTCTTCATTCAAAGATTGAGAAGCCTGCCCAAAAGATGGCACAAgaagaaatgacccaaagagtgaaaAGCTTAGAACAAAAGTTGAAAAACATGCAAGGGTCGGCAGGTCAGAAGAGTATTGCCTTCAAGGATCTATGTATGTTCCCCGGTGTTcgtttgccacttggtttcaagactcccaaatttgaaaagtatgatAGACATGGAGACCCCATAGCCCAcctgaaaaggtattgcaatcagctaagaggtgttgagagaaaagaagaactAGTAATGGCTTATTTCGGGGAAAGCCTGAcaggggtagcctctgaatggtttatGGATCAAGAAACCTCTCACTGGaatgtctgggatgacatggcccaggCCTTTGTCAAACAGTTCCAATACAACATCGATATCGCCCCAGACCGCAATTCCCTTTCAAACCTGAAGAAGAAACCAATTGAAAGTTTCAGggaatatgccattaaatggagagagcaagcggctagagttaagccacccatggatgaccACGAGCTAATCACTGTCTTTCTTCAGGCTCAAGAGCtagattattttcaaaacatgatgtccgTAGTGGGCAAATCCTTCTCGGAAGCAATCAAAATTGGAgaaatggttgagaatggccttaagacaggcaaaattataagtcaagcaGTTCTCAAAGTTACGACTCAGGCTGTCCAGATTGAATCTGATAATTTTAGTGACACgaatgagaaggatgaagaaaccatGATGACAATAAGGTCGAGAAAAGGTCCTAGGAGAACATCTCGAAGGTATGAGCAGCCTCATCAGGTTTTCGATGATTCCCCTGAGCACTACTATCCACCTCAGAACCCACAATACTCTATTGCTCCACTTCAGTATGTTGTCCAGCCACCAAGACACCCCAGAAGGTGA